In one Balaenoptera musculus isolate JJ_BM4_2016_0621 chromosome 20, mBalMus1.pri.v3, whole genome shotgun sequence genomic region, the following are encoded:
- the HEATR9 gene encoding protein HEATR9 — translation MAYEKSVDISDINRSMFKCPWLEYPERTKELRRATAPVLLPLSCHQMPKEEFPPSPECWRQHPSKPNSVPYCYSKQPEIYTHWHALYNQRKEREAQKILWKMRDRPRYLKEGTLIQKLHLPMSKLIVKPQMESKPLDPAGDPLKWQRLKELTESLKSPREDEQLYAAQALGCLGVRDKFIMEALWQVAQTGPEKVKCEACQTLAILGCLNKHVIQALIKQLKGQNEGQRMDTLTALRVSLNSWAAVPKDQRTQVEDGEKLVPVLQMLIKKSGNKAAVEAALCLGFLRPCSSTAREYLLQCLHQGPKTQQMQALSMLVKIMGVHSATVIRTILDQLCYSSVLEHRFEASQMLKTIGLEQIQAQGLEGLTFDLLRRKTYNEPFFAMRQAVAETVEELKMKPTMMNLVEAQLMSSNATARQEAVISLGVLGIRSPQVFHLVLDMLDVEKSPSVKKSLQETLILWASIDPWIQNKLKNKVLFVSEVPKTSMNVEITRFRKEPEKPEELNIQDFQLAQLNPLFLTKSSATSDQQKKLNAQKGSGTSAFPSCFSKPQKHKSQATGSWPRGIRKQLRILAETSN, via the exons ATGGCCTACGAAAAATCAGTCGACATCTCTGACATCAACAGGTCGATGTTCAAGTGCCCATGGCTGGAATATCCAGAAAGGACCAAAG AACTCAGAAGAGCCACAGCTCCTGTTCTCCTGCCCTTGTCCTGCCACCAG ATGCCAAAGGAAGAGTTTCCCCCAAGTCCGGAGTGCTGGAGGCAGCACCCGAGCAAGCCAAACTCCGTACCTTACTGCTACTCCAAGCAGCCTGAGATCTACACGCACTGGCACGCCCTGTATAATCAGCGAAAGGAACGGGAGGCCCAGAAGATACTGTGGAAAATGAGAGATCGCCCTAG GTACCTCAAAGAGGGTACCCTCATCCAAAAACTCCATCTCCCAATGAGCAAGCTGATTGTAAAGCCTCAGATGGAATCCAAGCCCTTAGACCCTGCTGGGGACCCCCTGAAGTGGCAAAGATTAAAG GAACTCACAGAAAGCCTGAAATCTCCCAGAGAGGATGAGCAACTCTATGCAGCACAG GCTCTGGGGTGCCTGGGCGTCAGAGACAAGTTTATCATGGAAGCACTATGGCAGGTG GCCCAAACTGGCCCAGAGAAAGTGAAGTGTGAGGCCTGTCAAACCCTGGCCATCCTGG GTTGCCTGAATAAGCATGTGATCCAAGCTCTCATCAAGCAGTTGAAGGGGCAAAATGAGGGGCAAAGGATGGATACTCTGACGGCGCTACGGGTGTCTCTGAACTCCTGGGCTGCTGTCCCCAAAGACCAG AGGACGCAGGTCGAGGATGGAGAGAAGCTGGTGCCTGTGCTGCAGATGCTGATAAAGAAGTCAGGGAACAAGGCAGCAGTGGAGGCGGCCCTGTGCTTGGGGTTCCTGAGGCCCTGTAGCAGCACAGCCCGAGAGTACTTGCTGCAGTGCCTGCACCAAGGGCCAAAGACCCAGCAGATGCAG GCACTCAGTATGCTGGTCAAGATAATGGGTGTGCACTCAGCCACGGTCATCAGGACCATCCTAGACCAGCTGTGCTATTCCAGTGTCCTTGAG caCCGTTTTGAAGCCAGCCAGATGCTCAAGACCATTGGGCTGGAACAGATCCAGGCACAGGGCCTGGAAGGACTCACATTTGACCTGCTCAGGAGGAAGACGTATAATGAACCCTTCTTT GCTATGAGGCAGGCTGTTGCTGAAACTGTGGAAGAGCTCAAGATGAAGCCCACAATGATGAACTTGGTGGAGGC GCAACTGATGAGCTCAAATGCCACTGCACGCCAGGAAGCAGTCATCTCTTTG ggCGTCCTGGGGATCCGCAGCCCACAAGTGTTCCACTTGGTCCTAGACATGCTGGATGTGGAAAAGAGCCCGTCTGTGAAGAAAAGT CTACAAGAAACATTAATTCTTTGGGCCTCAATTGATCCCTGGATCCAAAACAAGCTGAAGAACAAGGTTCTCTTTGTATCTGAAGTGCCTAAGACCAGCATGAATGTAGAGATCACGAGGTTCCGGAAAGAGCCTGAGAAACCAGAAGAGTTAAATATCCAAGACTTTCAACTTGCACAGCTGAACCCCTTGTTTCTTACAAAGTCCAGTGCCACATCAGACCAACAGAAGAAGTTAAATGCCCAGAAAGGGTCTGGTACCTCTGCCTTTCCATCCTGTTTCTCTAAACCACAAAAACACAAGTCACAGGCCACAGGGTCCTGGCCACGAGGGATCAGGAAACAGCTCCGGATCCTTGCTGAGACCTCCAATTAG
- the CCL5 gene encoding C-C motif chemokine 5, which translates to MKVSAAALAVILAMAALCAPASASPYASDTTPCCFAYLSRPLPRAHLREYFYTSSKCSMAAVVFITRKNRQVCANPEKQWVQEYINALELS; encoded by the exons ATGAAGGTCTCCGCCGCCGCCCTCGCTGTCATCCTCGCCATGGCTGCCCTCTGCGCTCCTGCATCTGCCTCCCCAT aTGCCTCGGACACCACACCCTGCTGCTTTGCCTACCTCTCCCGCCCGCTGCCCCGCGCCCACCTCCGGGAATATTTCTACACCAGCAGCAAGTGCTCCATGGCAGCAGTCGT CTTTATCACCAGAAAGAATCGCCAGGTGTGCGCCAACCCAGAGAAGCAATGGGTGCAGGAGTACATCAACGCTTTAGAGTTGAGCTAG